In a genomic window of Enterobacter asburiae:
- the yajL gene encoding protein deglycase YajL — translation MSASALICLAPGSEEMEAVTTIDLMVRGGIKVTTASVASDGSLAITCSRGVKILADAPLVQVADGDYDIIVLPGGLKGAECFRDSPLLVETVRQFHLSGRIVAAICAAAGTVLIPHDIFPIGNMTGFPGLKDTIPEEHWVDKRVVWDPRVNLLTSQGPGTAIDFGLKIIDLLVGREKAYEVASSLVMPAGIYNYYE, via the coding sequence ATGAGCGCGTCAGCACTGATCTGCCTCGCCCCTGGTAGCGAAGAGATGGAAGCGGTCACCACCATTGATTTAATGGTACGTGGCGGCATTAAGGTCACCACCGCCAGCGTTGCCAGCGACGGCAGCCTGGCGATCACCTGTTCCCGAGGGGTGAAAATTCTGGCAGATGCACCGCTTGTTCAGGTTGCGGATGGCGATTACGACATCATCGTGCTGCCCGGCGGCTTAAAAGGCGCGGAATGTTTTCGCGACAGCCCGCTGCTGGTCGAGACCGTGCGTCAGTTTCATCTATCCGGCCGCATTGTCGCGGCAATCTGCGCTGCCGCAGGAACGGTGCTTATTCCGCACGACATTTTCCCCATCGGCAACATGACCGGCTTCCCGGGGCTGAAGGACACCATCCCGGAAGAGCATTGGGTGGATAAACGCGTCGTCTGGGACCCGCGCGTCAACCTGCTGACCAGCCAGGGGCCCGGCACCGCGATTGATTTTGGCTTAAAGATTATTGACCTGCTGGTCGGACGCGAGAAGGCCTACGAAGTGGCGTCATCGCTGGTGATGCCGGCGGGAATTTATAATTATTACGAATAG
- the panE gene encoding 2-dehydropantoate 2-reductase codes for MKITVLGCGALGQLWLTALRKHGHEVQGWLRVPQPYCSVNLIGEDGSIFNESLTANDPDFLAQSDLLLVTLKAWQVSDAVKTLAAQLPPTSPILLLHNGMGTLDELKSVPQPLLMATTTHAARRDGNIIVHVASGVTHIGPARTQDGDYSYLADVLQKVLPDVAWHNNIRPQLWRKLAVNCVINPLTALWNCPNGELKNHPQEVASLCAEVASVIEREGLHTSAEDLRCYVEQVIESTAENISSMLQDVRALRHTEIDYITGYLLKRARAHGIAVPENARLYDLVKRKESEYERVSTDLPRPW; via the coding sequence ATGAAAATTACGGTGCTCGGATGCGGAGCGCTTGGTCAGCTGTGGCTGACCGCGCTGCGCAAGCACGGACATGAGGTTCAGGGTTGGCTGCGCGTGCCCCAGCCCTATTGCAGTGTCAACCTGATTGGTGAAGACGGAAGCATTTTTAACGAATCCCTCACCGCGAACGATCCTGATTTCCTGGCGCAAAGCGACCTTCTGCTGGTGACGCTCAAGGCGTGGCAGGTTTCAGACGCGGTAAAGACGCTTGCCGCGCAGCTCCCCCCCACGTCCCCCATTCTGCTACTGCATAACGGTATGGGAACCCTTGATGAGCTGAAAAGCGTCCCGCAGCCTCTGCTGATGGCGACCACCACCCACGCCGCGCGTCGCGACGGCAACATTATCGTGCATGTCGCCAGCGGCGTGACGCACATCGGCCCGGCCAGGACACAGGATGGCGACTACAGCTATCTCGCAGACGTGCTGCAGAAGGTTTTGCCGGACGTGGCATGGCATAACAACATTCGCCCTCAGCTGTGGCGTAAGCTTGCGGTAAACTGCGTGATCAACCCGCTGACGGCGCTGTGGAATTGCCCGAACGGTGAGCTGAAAAACCATCCGCAGGAGGTGGCATCCCTGTGTGCGGAAGTCGCGTCGGTAATTGAGCGAGAAGGCCTGCACACCTCAGCAGAGGATTTGCGCTGTTACGTCGAGCAGGTGATTGAGAGTACGGCTGAGAACATCTCCTCAATGCTGCAGGACGTTCGGGCATTACGCCACACGGAAATCGACTACATCACGGGATATCTGCTAAAGCGCGCCCGCGCGCACGGCATAGCCGTGCCGGAAAACGCCCGTCTGTATGACCTGGTTAAACGTAAGGAGAGTGAATATGAGCGCGTCAGCACTGATCTGCCTCGCCCCTGGTAG
- a CDS encoding YajQ family cyclic di-GMP-binding protein produces MPSFDIVSEVDIQEVRNGVENATREVESRFDFRGVEASFELNDANKTIKVLSESDFQVNQLLDILRAKLLKRGIEGTSLDVPEEFVHSGKNWFVEAKLKQGIESAVQKKIVKLIKDSKLKVQAQIQGEEIRVTGKSRDDLQSVMALVRGGDLGQPFQFKNFRD; encoded by the coding sequence ATGCCATCTTTCGATATTGTTTCCGAAGTTGATATCCAGGAAGTTCGCAACGGCGTTGAGAACGCAACCCGCGAAGTTGAGTCACGTTTCGATTTTCGTGGCGTTGAGGCGTCGTTTGAGCTGAACGACGCAAATAAGACCATTAAGGTGCTGAGCGAGTCTGATTTCCAGGTGAATCAGCTGCTCGATATTCTGCGTGCCAAGCTGTTAAAACGCGGCATTGAAGGGACATCTCTGGACGTGCCGGAAGAGTTTGTCCACAGCGGTAAGAACTGGTTTGTGGAAGCCAAACTCAAGCAGGGTATCGAGAGCGCGGTGCAGAAGAAGATCGTTAAGCTCATCAAAGACAGCAAGCTGAAGGTGCAGGCGCAGATCCAGGGCGAAGAAATTCGCGTGACCGGTAAATCCCGCGACGATCTGCAGTCCGTGATGGCGCTGGTGCGCGGCGGCGATCTGGGGCAGCCGTTCCAGTTTAAAAACTTCCGCGATTAA